The stretch of DNA GAGGAAGTGTCTAACACTTCCTCTTCTTTTCATGTTCCCAGTTGTTATCGTAAGTCTAATCGGATATATGTTATTTAGTTTTATTTCTCAAGATGAACAAGATCCTGTACAAGTTGGATTAGTAGATTTAGATGAAACGGAAGAAACCCAGTTTATGGTCCAATTCTTAGAAGGGTCATCTTTATTCAATCAGTTTTTACATATTAATAAACTAACAGAAAATCAAGCTGAAAAAGAATTAGAAAGTAATACATTAACTACTTACATAGCATTTCCAAAGAATTTTATTCAAGACCTTTATCAAGGAACAACCGTAGATATTCCAATCATAGGAAATCGTCAACAACCAGCAGAAAGTTATATGATATATGAGACAATGGAAAGTGTTGTCCGTCATATTCGTTCATCTCAAGCAAATATTCTTACCATGAACTACTATGCAAAACAATTTGAAATGAACGACGATGAACGAAACGATTTTGTTTTTCAACAATTTCAAGAGTTTTTATTGTACACCATAAGTAGGGATCAAATCGTACAGGAAAATGAACTTACTAACCAAGCTACCTCTTCCCCTAAAGATTTTTTTGGAATTGGTATATGGTTTGTCGTTATTACCATATGGGTCTTTATGATATACCATTTTTTCACAAAAGAAACTCCAACCTATATTTATCAAAGAATGCGTTTATATGGAGTTACCGTTTTACAGCAGATTACGGCAAAAATTATTATCTCTTTATTAGTCTCTTTACTTTTCATCATTCCTTCCTTATATGGAACTTTAAATGTATTAGATATTACATTAGTAAATGAGAACATTCTACGATTAACTTTTCTCATAACACTGTTTGTTGTATCTCTGCTATTACTTATTGCAAACCTGGAGTTACTTATAACATCTGAAAAATTTAGAATGCTTACTCAATCTGCGTTAGTCCTGTTGATTATATTATTAAGCGGAGCTATTATTCCCGCTATTTACTATCCACCATTTCTACAAGATGTGATGCCTTACATAACGAGCTATTTAGCTATGGATTGGATTCAACAGATTACACTAAACGGCCGACACCATGCAGAATTTTTCCCGTTATTAATAATAAGTGGAGCGCTTCTATTCTTATTACTTGCTTTATCTAGTTGGAAGGAGCGTGCACAAACATGATACGAGTGTGGAAGACAAGGTTCATGCAATTAAAAAAAAGATGGTTAACGATTGCTTTTTTGACTTTATTCCCTTTTTTAATGACCTGGATTGTCTTAGAAGCTACAGAGGTTATTCAAGATGAGAGCAAAATTCCAGTAGGTATCGTACTTCAAGAAAATACAGAGATGGCTCAACAGCTAAAAGAAAACCTACAGAATTCTTCATTTGTTGAGGTTTTGGATGTATCAGAAGCAGAAGCAAAAAGAATGGTCGCGACACATGAAATTGACAGTGCTTTTATAATTAAACGAGGTTATCAAGAAGCGATATTAGATGGAGAAAGAAATCGGTTAATTAGTTCCTACACTACAAACTTTTCTTTTGGATATGTTCCAATTAGAGAGATGATCAGCTCCTTTGTTCAAGAAGATAGCGGAAAAGCAAAAGCTGCTCAAACTATTTTACAGTTGGGAGAATATCTAAATGCGAATAATCTTCCAACTACTTCAGAAATTATTCAAAAGATACAAGAAGTAGAAATTAGTGAAAACTTAGTATATACCTCTTTTCAATTTCAAGGAGAAGATGATATAGACGATAATACCGGAAGCTACTTAATTGAGCCATGGAAACTTTGGGCTATATTTACTCTGTTAAGTACTTTACTCCTATTTGACTGGGTCATTCGTGATCGAGATACGTCCATGCAGTCACGCTTTGCATTTATACGCTATTCGTTCAAACAATATATGTTATCAAATTTGATATTTTATATACTCTTTCTTTATATCATTGATATATTTACCGCTATTGGATTTCATTGTTTATTTCAGGACCAATGGGAATGGAAATTCCCTTTTGTCCTTTTAAGCTTTAGAGTATTAATAACCTTAATCGCTTTTCTGATAGCTCTATGCTTCCGAAGATATTTAGTCTATTACAGTTTTGCTATTAGCTTAGTACTTTTTGTATTTCTTATTAGTGGTATTATCATCCCTTTAGAAGGGCTGACACAAAAATTACCTTGGATAGATTATTTAAGCCCACTGCATGCATTTAGCG from Oceanobacillus iheyensis HTE831 encodes:
- a CDS encoding ABC transporter permease, which encodes MVHLKRKCLTLPLLFMFPVVIVSLIGYMLFSFISQDEQDPVQVGLVDLDETEETQFMVQFLEGSSLFNQFLHINKLTENQAEKELESNTLTTYIAFPKNFIQDLYQGTTVDIPIIGNRQQPAESYMIYETMESVVRHIRSSQANILTMNYYAKQFEMNDDERNDFVFQQFQEFLLYTISRDQIVQENELTNQATSSPKDFFGIGIWFVVITIWVFMIYHFFTKETPTYIYQRMRLYGVTVLQQITAKIIISLLVSLLFIIPSLYGTLNVLDITLVNENILRLTFLITLFVVSLLLLIANLELLITSEKFRMLTQSALVLLIILLSGAIIPAIYYPPFLQDVMPYITSYLAMDWIQQITLNGRHHAEFFPLLIISGALLFLLLALSSWKERAQT
- a CDS encoding ABC transporter permease, which translates into the protein MQLKKRWLTIAFLTLFPFLMTWIVLEATEVIQDESKIPVGIVLQENTEMAQQLKENLQNSSFVEVLDVSEAEAKRMVATHEIDSAFIIKRGYQEAILDGERNRLISSYTTNFSFGYVPIREMISSFVQEDSGKAKAAQTILQLGEYLNANNLPTTSEIIQKIQEVEISENLVYTSFQFQGEDDIDDNTGSYLIEPWKLWAIFTLLSTLLLFDWVIRDRDTSMQSRFAFIRYSFKQYMLSNLIFYILFLYIIDIFTAIGFHCLFQDQWEWKFPFVLLSFRVLITLIAFLIALCFRRYLVYYSFAISLVLFVFLISGIIIPLEGLTQKLPWIDYLSPLHAFSEGKLWHPLFILVAATLVPWYMKGEK